A single region of the Streptomyces sp. NBC_01381 genome encodes:
- a CDS encoding class F sortase, with the protein MLSSQPAEEEERQRKRAPWGVMALVLLTGLALIRNGSGEFDVGPPQPASAAAADQAPDAARKDVAPLTFSPADRVQIKGIRVDAPVLPVGLDMEGWVDAPPPEDPNLAGWFTGAVSPGEKGTSVLVGHVDNQQGPAIFYGLGSLRKGNRIEVLRRDRKTAVFEIYGIEVFEKNNFPGDRVYGDKGTPEIRVITCGGGFSKQAGYDGNVVVFARLVDVRG; encoded by the coding sequence ATGCTTTCGTCCCAGCCGGCCGAAGAGGAGGAAAGGCAGAGGAAGCGCGCGCCCTGGGGCGTGATGGCGCTTGTTCTGCTGACCGGCCTCGCGCTGATCCGGAATGGCTCAGGGGAATTCGACGTGGGTCCGCCACAGCCCGCGTCGGCGGCCGCGGCGGACCAGGCGCCCGATGCGGCCAGGAAGGACGTCGCACCGCTGACGTTCTCGCCCGCCGACCGGGTCCAGATCAAGGGGATCCGGGTGGATGCGCCGGTCCTGCCCGTAGGGCTCGACATGGAGGGCTGGGTGGACGCGCCGCCGCCGGAGGACCCGAACCTGGCCGGCTGGTTCACCGGGGCGGTGTCGCCGGGCGAGAAGGGCACGTCCGTGCTCGTCGGCCATGTCGACAATCAGCAGGGGCCCGCCATCTTCTACGGCCTCGGTTCGCTGAGGAAGGGAAATCGCATCGAGGTCCTGCGCAGGGACCGCAAGACCGCGGTCTTCGAGATCTACGGCATCGAAGTGTTCGAGAAGAACAATTTCCCGGGAGATCGCGTATACGGCGACAAGGGAACCCCGGAAATCCGGGTCATCACCTGTGGCGGCGGTTTCTCCAAGCAGGCCGGATACGACGGGAACGTCGTCGTTTTCGCCCGCCTTGTGGATGTGCGGGGCTGA
- a CDS encoding HAD family hydrolase: protein MIETVVLGVGETLTKDDRYWASWADWLGVPRHTVSALVGSVVTRGQDATDALRLLSPDMDVAAAYHAREVAGRGEHLSETDLYPDVRPALGGLRKQGIRVVIAGNQSPRAGELLRDLDLPADLVVTSEEWGVAKPDPSFFARVAEVAQAAPERTVYVGDHPAHDIYPAKAAGLRAAHIRRGPWGHWWADDPTVVQSADWRIDNLTQLASVVVG, encoded by the coding sequence ATGATCGAGACTGTGGTGTTGGGCGTGGGGGAGACCCTCACGAAAGATGACCGCTACTGGGCGTCCTGGGCGGACTGGCTCGGCGTGCCACGGCACACCGTCTCCGCGCTCGTGGGAAGCGTGGTCACACGGGGGCAGGACGCCACCGACGCGCTGCGCCTGCTCAGTCCGGACATGGACGTCGCCGCCGCGTACCACGCCCGCGAGGTCGCGGGGCGCGGCGAGCATCTGAGCGAGACCGACCTCTATCCCGACGTGCGCCCCGCGCTCGGCGGGCTGCGCAAGCAGGGGATCCGCGTCGTCATCGCCGGGAACCAGAGCCCGCGCGCGGGCGAACTGCTGCGTGACCTGGATCTGCCCGCCGACCTCGTCGTCACGTCGGAGGAGTGGGGCGTGGCGAAGCCCGATCCGTCGTTCTTCGCCCGGGTCGCCGAGGTCGCGCAGGCCGCGCCGGAGCGGACCGTGTACGTCGGTGACCACCCCGCACACGACATCTACCCGGCGAAGGCGGCGGGCCTGCGCGCGGCGCACATCCGGCGCGGGCCCTGGGGCCACTGGTGGGCCGACGACCCGACCGTCGTCCAGAGCGCGGACTGGCGGATCGACAACCTCACCCAGCTGGCATCGGTCGTCGTCGGCTGA